Proteins from one Aspergillus nidulans FGSC A4 chromosome VIII genomic window:
- a CDS encoding quinate permease qutD (transcript_id=CADANIAT00001491) — translation MSILALVEDRPTPREVYNWRVYLLAAVASFTSCMIGYDSAFIGTTLSLQSFQNEFNWESLNTDLISANIVSLYQAGAFFGALFAYPIGHFWGRRWGLMFSALIFFLGAGMMLGANGDRGLGLIYGGRVLAGIGVGAGSNICPIYISEMAPPAIRGRLVGVYELGWQIGGVVGFWINYGVDETLAPSHKQWIIPFAVQLIPAGLLIIGALLIRESPRWLFLRGNREKGIETLAWIRNLPADHIYMVEEINMIEQSLEQQRVKIGLGFWKPFKAAWTNKRILYRLFLGSMLFLWQNGSGINAINYYSPRVFKSIGVSGGNTSLLTTGIFGVVKAVITFVWLLYLIDHFGRRNLLLVGAAGGSVCLWIVGGYIKIAKPENNPEGTQLDSGGIAAIFFFYLWTAFYTPSWNGTPWVINSEMFDPTVRSLAQACAAASNWLWNFLISRFTPQMFTSMGYGVYFFFASLMILSIVFVFFLIPETKGVPLESMETLFDKKPVWHAHSQLIRELRENEEAFRADMGASGKGGVTKEYVEEA, via the exons ATGTCCATCCTCGCCTTGGTCGAAGACCGCCCAACTCCCCGCGAGGTTTACAACTGGCGCGTCTACCTCCTGGCCGCAGTCGCCTCCTTCACATCATGCATGATCGGCTACGACAGCGCCTTCATCGGCACAACGCTGTCTCTGCAATCCTTTCAAAATGAATTTAATTGGGAATCGCTCAATACGGATCTCATCAGCGCGAATATCGTCTCGCTATATCAAGCAGGTGCCTTCTTCGGCGCTCTTTTCGCGTACCCCATCGGCCACTTCTGGGGCCGCCGTTGGGGTCTTATGTTCTCTGCTCTTATTTTCTTCCTTGGTGCCGGCATGATGCTCGGTGCGAATGGGGATCGAGGGCTAGGGCTGATCTATGGTGGCCGAGTGCTTGCGGGCATTGGCGTCGGCGCCGGGTCGAACATCTGTCCTATCTACATCTCAGAAATGGCACCTCCCGCTATTCGGGGTCGCCTTGTTGGGGTTTATGAGCTGGGTTGGCAGATTGGTGGCGTCGTTGGGTTCTGGATCAAT TACGGCGTGGACGAAACCCTTGCCCCAAGCCACAAACAATGGATCATCCCCTTTGCCGTGCAATTGATTCCTGCTGGCCTGCTCATTATCGGCGCCCTCTTGATCCGCGAATCTCCTCGTtggctcttcctccgcgGTAACCGTGAAAAGGGCATTGAGACCCTGGCCTGGATCCGCAACCTGCCAGCCGACCATATCTATATGGTCGAGGAAATCAACATGATCGAGCAGTCGCTCGAACAACAGCGTGTCAAAATTGGGCTTGGTTTCTGGAAACCCTTTAAAGCAGCCTGGACGAACAAGCGTATTCTCTACCGCCTCTTTTTGGGGTCTATGTTGTTCCTCTGGCAGAACGGGTCAGGCATCAATGCGATCAACTATTACAGCCCGCGCGTCTTCAAGAGTATTGGCGTATCGGGTGGCAATACCTCACTCTTGACAACGGGCATTTTCGGTGTCGTCAAGGCGGTCATTACCTTTGTTTGGCTGTTGTATTTGATCGATCATTTTGGACGACGGAACTTGCTGCTTGTTGGTGCGGCGGGCGGTTCAGTCTGCCTTTGGATTGTGGGCGGATACATCAAGATCGCGAAGCCAGAGAACAACCCCGAGGGAACGCAGCTTGATAGCGGTGGCATTGCGGCtatattcttcttctacctGTGGACGGCCTTCTATACACCATCTTGGAACGGCACGCCTTGGGTCATCAACTCG GAAATGTTCGATCCCACCGTCCGCTCCCTTGCACAAGCCTGTGCTGCCGCCTCAAACTGGCTCTGGAACTTTCTGATCTCTCGCTTTACGCCCCAGATGTTCACGTCCATGGGATACGGAGtctacttcttctttgcatcgTTGATGATCCTCTCGATCGTGTTTGTTTTCTTCCTCATTCCCGAGACGAAGGGCGTGCCGCTGGAGAGCATGGAGACTCTATTTGACAAGAAACCGGTTTGGCACGCCCATTCGCAGCTAATCAGGGAGCTGAgggagaatgaggaggcgtTCCGGGCGGATATGGGTGCGAGTGGGAAGGGAGGTGTGACGAAGGAGTATGTCGAGGAGGCTTAA
- a CDS encoding protein qutH (transcript_id=CADANIAT00001490) has translation MVPCSKEKDKNILIVIVGAGLIGPRHAQSVQRHPRTQLIAFVDPSPSAIPVAESFGVPCYDSITSMLDVVGKTTGKPDAAIVSTPNHTHVDVTLQLLENGIRNILLEKPISDDLESAEHLLATVKEQKCKDEKRGKDAKINIQIGHHRRFNPYIQTTKSLLETDSLGTVVAVNGLWTLLKPASYFAPPLGSWRADKKKGGVLGINLIHDIDVLQFLFGPVSRVYAEGTLLQRMRQNPEHTAEEGCAVTLRFASGIVGTFLICDATPSPLNFETGTGENPTIPPAPSKSASDCYRILGTRASLSVPDMTRWSYDHVSCGQGKEKGWNTELAMQQISVKDADVRPFDAQWGYFVDVVSGKGEDGERGVGCGVEDGVRALRVVQAVRESMEGGKPVDVQSV, from the coding sequence ATGGTGCCCTGCAGCAAGGAAAAGGACAAGAATATCCTCATTGTCATCGTCGGTGCCGGACTTATTGGGCCCCGTCACGCACAATCCGTGCAACGACACCCACGAACCCAGCTGATCGCTTTTGTTGACCCTTCACCCTCTGCAATCCCGGTCGCAGAATCATTTGGCGTTCCTTGCTATGATTCTATTACGTCTATGTTAGACGTTGTCGGTAAGACAACCGGGAAACCAGACGCGGCGATCGTGAGCACGCCCAATCACACGCACGTGGACGTCAcgctccagctgctggagaaCGGAATCCGcaatatcctccttgagAAACCGATCAGTGACGATCTGGAGTCGGCCGAGCACCTCCTCGCTACCGTCAAGGAACAGAAATGTAAAGATGAGAAGAGAGGCAAGGATGCGAAGATCAACATCCAGATcggccaccaccgccgcttcaATCCGTACATCCAAACCACAAAGTCTTTGTTAGAGACAGACTCACTCGGCACCGTCGTTGCAGTGAACGGCCTCTGGACACTTCTGAAGCCGGCCTCTTACTTCGCGCCGCCGCTCGGTTCTTGGCGCGCagataagaagaagggcggcgTGCTGGGGATTAATCTTATCCACGATATCGACGTGCTGCAGTTTCTGTTTGGGCCCGTCAGTAGGGTCTACGCGGAGGGTACACTCCTGCAGCGCATGCGCCAGAACCCGGAACATACCGCCGAGGAAGGCTGTGCTGTGACGCTGCGCTTTGCGTCTGGGATAGTAGGCACATTTCTCATCTGCGACGCGACGCCTTCGCCGTTGAACTTTGAAACAGGAACGGGCGAGAATCCTACGATTCCGCCCGCTCCTTCCAAGAGTGCAAGCGACTGTTATCGAATTCTTGGAACCAGAGCGAGTCTCAGTGTGCCTGATATGACGCGCTGGAGCTATGACCATGTTTCTTGTGGacaggggaaagagaaaggctggaataCGGAGTTGGCGATGCAGCAGATTTCAGTGAAGGATGCTGATGTGAGGCCGTTTGATGCGCAGTGGGGATAttttgttgatgttgttagTGGAAAGGGTGAGGATGGCGAGCGAGGAGTTGGCTGTGGCGTTGAAGATGGGGTGAGGGCGCTCAGAGTTGTTCAAGCTGTTAGGGAGAGTATGGAGGGAGGCAAGCCTGTGGATGTTCAAAGTGTATAA
- a CDS encoding protein qutC (transcript_id=CADANIAT00001489) encodes MPANLKIGIPTMSLSKPGLHSLDHKLRVAAAHGFAGIELFIDDLSHFASSSFNGSLTQAAKYISSLAKQLNLTFICLQPFGFYEGLVDTNQTTYLLTEKLPLWFAIARIIGTDLIQIPANFLQNDPVTGAARTSGDIRLIVSDLQTIADIGVKQGFRFVYEALCWSTHVDTWEAAWNVVKLVDRENFGICLDSFNIAGRIYADPASVTGKTPDAEQAVAKSMETLRSLVSSGELDIRKIFYIQLVDGERLSAPLDEKHPFHVEGQPPRMSWSRNARLFPCEEERGGYLPVLEIARAFFEIGFEGWVSLELFSRTCNDPDVNTVGEHARRGMDSWRRVVAALGLDVEVPAPERVEVQVQEELAVQHRL; translated from the exons ATGCCCGCAAACCTCAAAATCGGTATCCCAACCATGTCCCTGTCAAAACCGGGCCTGCACTCTCTTGACCATAAGCTCCGCGTCGCGGCCGCTCATGGCTTCGCGGGGATCGAGCTGTTTATTGATGACCTCTCCCATTTCGCCTCATCGTCATTCAATGGCTCCCTCACTCAAGCGGCAAAGTATATCTCCTCGCTCGCCAAGCAACTTAACCTCACATTTATCTGCCTGCAACCATTCGGTTTCTACGAGGGTCTGGTGGACACAAATCAGACGACGTACCTGCTCACTGAGAAACTCCCGCTCTGGTTTGCGATCGCCCGCATTATAGGCACAGATCTCATCCAAATCCCCGCAAATTTCCTCCAGAATGACCCTGTCACCGGGGCTGCACGAACAAGCGGCGACATAAGGCTTATCGTCTCAGATCTGCAGACGATCGCAGATATCGGTGTAAAGCAGGGCTTCCGCTTTGTGTACGAGGCGCTCTGCTGGTCGACGCATGTCGATACATGGGAAGCAGCGTGGAATGTCGTCAAGCTGGTTGATAGAGAGAATTTCGGGATCTGCCTGGATAGCTTCAACATCGCTGGCCGGATCTACGCGGACCCCGCTTCCGTCACTGGGAAGACGCCGGATGCTGAGCAAGCCGTGGCCAAGTCCATGGAGACGCTCCGTTCTCTCGTCTCCAGTGGAGAACTGGACATCAGGAAAATCTTCTACATCCAGCTTGTCGATGGCGAGCGGTTGTCGGCGCCGCTGGACGAGAAGCACCCCTTTCATGTGGAGGGCCAACCCCCAAGAATGAGCTGGAGTCGCAATGCGCGGTTATTCCCctgtgaagaggagaggggtGGGTATCTTCCTGTGTTGGAGATCGCGAGGGCGTTCTTTGAAATCGGGTTCGAGGGGTGGGTGAGTCTAGAGCTGTTTTCAAGGACGTGTAATGATCCCGATGTGAACACGGTGGGGGAGCATGCGAGACGTGGGATGGATAGTTGGAGGAGGGTTGTTGCGGCGCTAGGACTCGATGTTGAGGTGCCAGCACCG GAGAGGGTGGaggtgcaggtgcaggaggaGCTGGCTGTTCAGCATCGGCTGTAG